AGCATTCAACTATTCACAATATTCTTTTAAAGTTTCTTCCTCTTGCAAGTATGATTTTTTTGCAGGCttctttatatttatcttgTAGCTTGTTGTCCTCTTTCACTGGAATGTACTTTGCATACTTTATGCTAAGATCATCTGTTCAATTCCTTAAAGCTGTGTTTTTTACTTTTGGatgataattatattataaaaaaaaaatttaataaaagttgATAGTCCTTTGTGTTTCATCTTTAAAAAACAGCTTTACGCGTATCAAGACTCCAGTTAAAGGGCATTCATGCAAACATTTCCAGGTGAGTGATTCCTGTATTAGCATCACTTAATGTAGAGAATGCTGAGAGTGGTTGCTGATTAATTATATACCTGTTACATACCATACGTAGTTAATGTGGCTAAGAAGCCTATTGTTTGCATTTAATGTCTGTTTTTGTATTATTAAAGTTAAAAAGTACTGAGTGTGACCGAAATGTCTACAGTATAATACTTATTAGGATAAAGTGAAAATCTTATATTTCTTCTCCCTGCTTGTTTCTTCTCCTCTACCTTACATTTTGTTCTCTACTCTCTAGTGCTTCGACTTTGACAACTTCACTAACATAAATTCTAAGAGGCCATCCTGGCGCTGCCCCCATTGCAATCAGTATGTCTGCTACACAGATATTCGTCTTGACAGAAAAATGATTGAGGCAAGTTGATTTTCTTTAATCTTTCAATCAAATTACCTTTTTTGTTCTCTCTCCTAGAGTCAATTTGGTATCACCTTAAAATTGGGAATGAAGAATTTAGTGATTTGTTTTTCATACTAATCTCTTGCCCTAATTTCCCTCTCTCCCAATTTTTAATGGCACTCCAAGTTGACCTTAGGGATAAAAGAAAggttggaagaaaagaaaaataaacctCAATTATTTTCCTCTTTTTAAATAAAGATCCTGAAGAATGTTGGCGAGAACGTTTTGGAAGTGATTGTCCATGCTGATGGATCGTGGAAGGCAGTCTTGCAAAATGACCATGAGGTGGATAAGATACAGAATAAGGCCGCTTATCGTGAAAAGGAACAGACTGAACAACAAGAAACTACGTGCTCCCCTAATACCGTTCCTGATGTTTTGGACCTCACCGAAGATAATTATTTGGACATAATGGACACTTGTGAAACTACAGATAGAAAGCCTTTCCAGGCCTCTGTTTCTTCTGGCGTTCAAATAGAAGATGACTTTTGGGCTGGATTTTATATGAACAACAGTGGGTCTGATGCCCCTACAGTTGGTATCGACCATCCCGTTCTGGCTGATGCTGTTTCTCCGCCATTTAATCAGGAAGCCGAGGGTCATGACATTATTCCTGCCATAAATTCTGCCATGCATAACCAGTTTTTTCCATCAAATAATTTGCAGCTGATGAATTATATGAATTCATCTAATGAATATGGGAGTTCATCCGTGTCACCGAGACATATTCAAAGGACTCCAGTAGCTGTTCAGGCCCTCCCAATCCAATCTCAGACATTAGGATCACAGCAAAATTCAGTAACTAATTTGGATTCCTTGATTACCAGCAGTTTGTCTGCTACTCCTCATGTTTCTTTGTCCAACCCCGCCTCCGCAGATTCTTACAATGCCATACTGAGTGACCTAGAAAGACAGCAACTATTTTCTCAAGCCCCACTGAATATGTCTCAGGTCTCAGCAGCAACACAGGTTTGATTTATTAGTGCTTTATCGTTACTCTTTTTATGATTGAAATAGTTTAAACATTCTTTGACCCAAAAAGTCAGCGGAACTACAAATTTTGGTTTTGTGAAAGGAGGAAACAGTAACATTAATCTATCTTTTCAAAGAAAGTAAATAAGATCAAATGTAAAGGAAACCACTGATGAGGCAAACGTGAGTGTCTTATTTCTTTCCAGTCCTCCTTCTGCTATATTTTTGGTAGTTGGTactaactaattaataattatacttGGTGAACTCGTTAGTTATTTATGTCTTTTACTGTGCTAGTAATTGATGCCTGTATTGTGACTGTTCATTTATAAATCTGGGTATCTTTAGAGAAACCTTGCTTTTATGTTGTTTCTTGGTGTTTACGACTCTTGTACTTAAGTTTTACTTTTCATTGAATTCAGAACCGAGTACCACCAGGTAATATGTCAGCCACAACTCAGAACCGAGTGCCATCAGTTAATATGTCAGCCCCAAATCAGAACCGAGCACCAAGTCATTTGCAAAACCCATACAGAGCAGGTATGCTGAATGATTTTAGAAATTCACACCTGCAGCAAACTCTAAATCCCCGGGCACACCAACCCATGCAACCATCGAATACCCAATGGTCCCACGTCCAGCAAGGGTGTCCATCAAATAACCAACAAGCCAGGGTTATGGCTTCATCACATGTTGCCAGACAAGGTAATTCTCAAGCTGGGATTGTTTGGACAGCTGGAGCTACTGTCAATAGCCAACAAGCTAGGGTTATTGCTACTGCCGTGGCTGCCAGACAGTCCCAATCCATTTCATCTCAAAATCAAACTTGTGTAGAAGCCCCATATTTTAAAGCTGACAGTTTCTGGGGGTTAACAGGGGAGCAACGAGGACCGCCAGTACAAGCAGTTTCTAGGACCAACGAATTGTTCAATTCTCAACCAGATCAGAATTGGCGTCCTACATCACGAATGCGTGGAAGTCTCACAGATCGGCAACTTACTGATGACATTAGGCAGCGACTAATTATGCCATCATCCCAACAAGTTCAAAGTTCAAGACCACAAGGTGCACAACCAGTCCGAACAACATCCCCACTGGATGTGCTTATTGCTAACAGTAGAAATGCTCATAATAATCCTTCGAGACCGTAATATTTTTGGGAGCCTTTATTTGTGCATGTTTGGAAAGATATAACGTATTAGAGCGCTCATGTTTTATATCCATTGGTTGTAAATATTACTGACAATAGATAGGGAAACACAAAGAACATGCTGGTATTTTGATTATAACTTCACATAAGCGTTTTCAACGTTGACTAAGTAATTAAATAGAGGAAGATATTTTGTTTACGTCATTATGGGGAATTGATTTGTTATGAAGCTGAAGACATGACAAGTGAAAGCAATTTCGGGGGCTAATATAATATGCAATTAATAGAACATGATTTATTTGGGAATtgtaattctattttgttttttatttttatattttttttatgtagaaGTAATGGTAAATACCATACCACCATAAACTCACATGTATATTTCATTACCATTGTATTAAAATACTTCTGCCAATGTGAAACATTCCACTCCGTGGTATCACTTGTTCTCATTATTAAGACAGTGCTGATCagcaaaaagtaaataaaacaaGTATAAATGCcttaaaaataaataccaaTTTTGTTAAATCAACACTTAGATGTAAGGACGTTGATAACCGATCTTTTACTGAAGATGACAATGTAGGCTGTCATTTTAGTTTTGAACGATTTTCAAAgtaaaaagaatattaataaAGTATTTTCATCACTTCTCTTAAAAGATACTCTTTCGAATAGAGGACTAATTTCCCTTTTCCTCTTCCGTCCAAAGTAGTTTACATATTTTCCCTCCCAACTTGCAAACAGCTCATAAACAAGACAAACTTCCAACTTCACATATCTTCTGAAATCAGCCTCGCTGCCTTGGTAGCGGATTTTTATGATTACGTGTATATTAAAGCGAATGCTGTAACTACTATTGGCATAAAAGCGCAACCTTCCATGCTTTATCTAAAGCGAGTATCACGTAAGAATGCTTTATCCTCACGGATTCACCGTCAGCAGTGCCTTCCATGCAGCAGTAATAGGAACCTTTCCTTGAGGagtaatatattttacttttggGAAATTCTGGTTACGTCTAGTGGTGGATCAGCAACGAAAGTGGAAGGAAAGACAGCCGGGCGACAGCAGCAAAGAGATGGAAAAGGTTTTGAGAGGCAaagcttttttattttacattgataaaaaataaaaataaagaaggcTATGGTGAAAAGCACGCCACCTTTTCCGCGCTAACGTCAATGAATCTGTTTCTGTATTAAAGTGCAACAAAGTCTAAAAAACTAGCACTCGTTTGCAAAGCGGTGGACATTCTCAAGTTCTAATGCGTGTTAATGTATGATATCAATCTAAGTCGAATTAGGTGGATATTCTCAAGTTCTAATGCACGTTAATGTATGATATGAATCTAAGTCGAGTTAGTCAAAATTAGATGATTGGAACTCCAAAATGTagcttttataaaattaaggaATCTAAACATGGTGAAATACATTTCCACAAGACTGAAATAACGCTCCAAAAGATAAAAACTGAAATTCTGCTTATCGTCAGAAGTTCAAAAACTATATCAACATACACCCGACAAAATAAAATCCACTTCCGCAGCATACACAAATTAGGCCATTCTCCCagttaaataatttatcatacaaaaattaaatagtaCCTAATGACAATTTTGGAGGGGATTGGGAAGGAGCAGACAAATGGCTATGAAATAACAGAAGTTAAATTCATCTTAAAACTGAATCAATACTCCCATTTCTTCACCTCCATGCCTTCTGGAGGACTGCCTTCCACCTTCTTTGATCCCACTTCTTTCCAATCAGTTGATAGCACTGTTCCATTTGACTCCAGCTGCAAAGTAGCATAGTTCAAGATggcaaagaaataaaatgttagtgattacaaaaaaaaaaaaaaaaaactatgcaCAAAAGCTTTGGAACCAATACTAGTAGAATAGAATTTAAAACAAGCACGGAGTGAAATGCTCACAAATGACTTGCTCATCGCTCTCCTCATGTCCTCATCTGCATTTTGGTAGATATCACGGAACAATTTATTCAAAGCAGCATCACCATCAAGCTTTTCTTCACTCTCCTGAAAGCCAGACCATTAATATGTCAGAGTATAATTTAAACATGTATTATGTTCCTTGTTTCACAAGATGAAGTTAACAAACAATTGGTTCTTGATGTATTCAAACTTTTggctttaaaaaatactaaataggTAGCATCTTAACCAAAACgtccaaaattttaattttgatatgcCAAGTTGGAATATACTTTTGGCATGGCATTGATCTGTACTTATTGCagacattaatttatttttgttgatgtaCAGAAAACAAGAACATAAAGAAAGCTAATTGCATTATCCAGAACTGCAATGATCAAAGGGAGCTTTAATGAAATTGAATGGACCAAACTCATACAAAATTAAGCCTAAATCATCCACTCAACACCccactaaataaataaaaacataaacaggGCATAGCTGTAAAACCTCTTTTTTCACTTGAGCTTCCAATTTATCCCAATCTTTAGTCCTCGCCTTTGACGATGGATATGCAGGCCTTTCAGATTGAACTGGAGAAATACATATTTCAATTACGTTCATTACTAGAAAAATGATGACATGCTATGCTAGCATCTATTTATAATATTCGCAATTCCAAAGACCATGGAAAGAGGAACCATTCTACCAATTGATACCACAAACAAAAAACTACACGAGTAATCAGCTCACTTGTAGGCACGCTTATCTTCTGGGGAAGCACATCCTTGCTATATTCCAGAGATGTCCAATTAACAGTTTCAGCTTTTGCCAAACGTATCTCAATTTTGGTTGTCAACACCACAACTTTGCTCTTATCAGGTATTATCTGTTTTGCTCATGCAGAAGGAAAAAGAAGGTTAAGCTACTCAGAAATCTACAGTCAAAATAGTGAATTCAAGGGTTACTGTTTGTGAAACAGAAGTGAACTCttgtttcaaaatcatttacCTTTGCAAACAATCGCGGTTGATAATGATAGGCATCTTGGCCAGGAACATCAATGGTAACACTCAGCTGCAATGTCAATGCACTTCAAGTTAGTAAATTTCCAGGAATATCTTAAGAGTGTTATACACAATATGAGgagttttcaacaaaaaaagttAAACGAAGTGATTAACTGAGAGTTGGTAAAGGGGGAAATCAAACTAGCATCTGTTAAATAAACATACAATTTGTTCACCGAAGTCCACAGTCACATTTTCTGCTGGTATTCCTTTTGCAAATATTGTCACAACCACTTCTTCTGGCTTCTGGTAGTATTCATGTCTGCTCAAGCATCAATCAATAAGTAACCAGGTTGTTGAGACAGTAGTTtcaatatatattcaaagataCATACATAAAATTATTCAAGAGAAATAGAAAAACTTGAAATACCACCGCAATCcaatgaaattttaatattgttGCCAGCCACACCAATAAAGTGTAGACATGCATGTTTGATGAATGCGTTCCTTAAGGAAATAACCAGTTAACTATTCTGTTTTTTTCCTTTATGGTCTCCCTTTAAAAGCTTTTGAACTGAAGTTTTTTGGCCCCAAAATATGCTTATCTAAACATGAAGTATCATCGTTATATTTAACTATAAAGTAAAGGTATCATCAAATTGTTCGCACTGCCTGTACATCCTTCTCCAGGGAAAATtgcaagaaaataattttttaaatgaaaaatgaaagacTGAAAATATGACAGACTAAAAAGTGGCATCCGTGATATATGTTAAGCTTTTT
This region of Cicer arietinum cultivar CDC Frontier isolate Library 1 chromosome 8, Cicar.CDCFrontier_v2.0, whole genome shotgun sequence genomic DNA includes:
- the LOC101489485 gene encoding protein SGT1 homolog A is translated as MAKELENKAKEAFFDDDFALAVDFYSQAIQFDPTNANLFADRAQAHIKLNAFTEAVADANKAIQLNPSLSKAYLRKGTACINLEEYHTAKVALQNGASFAPDDSRFTNLIQQCERYIAAEESESLTSILPPNGPKTSVATVDDTHVCDRSDGTSKESHRNSPASQTNETATAPIRPKYRHEYYQKPEEVVVTIFAKGIPAENVTVDFGEQILSVTIDVPGQDAYHYQPRLFAKIIPDKSKVVVLTTKIEIRLAKAETVNWTSLEYSKDVLPQKISVPTIQSERPAYPSSKARTKDWDKLEAQVKKEESEEKLDGDAALNKLFRDIYQNADEDMRRAMSKSFLESNGTVLSTDWKEVGSKKVEGSPPEGMEVKKWEY
- the LOC101488928 gene encoding E4 SUMO-protein ligase PIAL2 isoform X1, whose translation is MHSPIFPLSSPPNTRPMEVNTSPALPMHPDLGQLNGTGNPVSPSLVNLYRITKVVERLALHVQPGNRTDSFEFFNLCLSLSRGIDYALANGETPLKANELPTLMKQMYQRKTDELSLAAVMVLMISVKNACKIGWFQKKESEELLTISDEIGKIYCTLGNVSTGPSSCHSAMLTIMERFYPKLKLGPIIVSIEAKPGYGAAAVDFHITKNNVLSDKKIWLLVAQTDNIETSACLISPQQVNFLLNGKGIDTRTNIRMDPGPQMPTSVTSMLKFGTNLLQAVGQFNGNYIILVAYMNAAPLPEHPVLPPDYVQPAVTSVDSDIIEGASRISLNCPISFTRIKTPVKGHSCKHFQCFDFDNFTNINSKRPSWRCPHCNQYVCYTDIRLDRKMIEILKNVGENVLEVIVHADGSWKAVLQNDHEVDKIQNKAAYREKEQTEQQETTCSPNTVPDVLDLTEDNYLDIMDTCETTDRKPFQASVSSGVQIEDDFWAGFYMNNSGSDAPTVGIDHPVLADAVSPPFNQEAEGHDIIPAINSAMHNQFFPSNNLQLMNYMNSSNEYGSSSVSPRHIQRTPVAVQALPIQSQTLGSQQNSVTNLDSLITSSLSATPHVSLSNPASADSYNAILSDLERQQLFSQAPLNMSQVSAATQNRVPPGNMSATTQNRVPSVNMSAPNQNRAPSHLQNPYRAGMLNDFRNSHLQQTLNPRAHQPMQPSNTQWSHVQQGCPSNNQQARVMASSHVARQGEQRGPPVQAVSRTNELFNSQPDQNWRPTSRMRGSLTDRQLTDDIRQRLIMPSSQQVQSSRPQGAQPVRTTSPLDVLIANSRNAHNNPSRP
- the LOC101488928 gene encoding uncharacterized protein isoform X2; the encoded protein is MYQRKTDELSLAAVMVLMISVKNACKIGWFQKKESEELLTISDEIGKIYCTLGNVSTGPSSCHSAMLTIMERFYPKLKLGPIIVSIEAKPGYGAAAVDFHITKNNVLSDKKIWLLVAQTDNIETSACLISPQQVNFLLNGKGIDTRTNIRMDPGPQMPTSVTSMLKFGTNLLQAVGQFNGNYIILVAYMNAAPLPEHPVLPPDYVQPAVTSVDSDIIEGASRISLNCPISFTRIKTPVKGHSCKHFQCFDFDNFTNINSKRPSWRCPHCNQYVCYTDIRLDRKMIEILKNVGENVLEVIVHADGSWKAVLQNDHEVDKIQNKAAYREKEQTEQQETTCSPNTVPDVLDLTEDNYLDIMDTCETTDRKPFQASVSSGVQIEDDFWAGFYMNNSGSDAPTVGIDHPVLADAVSPPFNQEAEGHDIIPAINSAMHNQFFPSNNLQLMNYMNSSNEYGSSSVSPRHIQRTPVAVQALPIQSQTLGSQQNSVTNLDSLITSSLSATPHVSLSNPASADSYNAILSDLERQQLFSQAPLNMSQVSAATQNRVPPGNMSATTQNRVPSVNMSAPNQNRAPSHLQNPYRAGMLNDFRNSHLQQTLNPRAHQPMQPSNTQWSHVQQGCPSNNQQARVMASSHVARQGEQRGPPVQAVSRTNELFNSQPDQNWRPTSRMRGSLTDRQLTDDIRQRLIMPSSQQVQSSRPQGAQPVRTTSPLDVLIANSRNAHNNPSRP